From the Spiroplasma alleghenense genome, one window contains:
- a CDS encoding formate/nitrite transporter family protein: MKMNKKNAKLKAKYEKQIADYQNVDYSTLDVSHGFATDGVLGGFREVVNKIRYTFALQFLLGILGGLLFSVAIVAAVYGTKAIGTDVAQSERLWIRNMISGIIIPGGIILMTFLGGTLFTRHCFATLPTMLGVTKKRLLFKGMVAVLIGNFVGSLILAVIFLGTGAYKDNDFSARVLEIANQNLFGAGNKLFPEFTSTGNFDYSPIKTGIWFQAIFASLISGFLCGILASGTGVVTHADKNPVVGIVVTFFCVLFYVLSNYSHGPSNMFYFWSLLFMKWSHPENLTIFNETTNAVGTISSWQGVDVSFAFIFFGVALIPSIIGNWIGGGIVMPFVYYLNNKEYVQLLARKMKLEYSQENLRELIAFYEGPINQGLPTLESTNTLSEPKLDENFSNTFGVEEVFMKPKTVKKTKKPNKE; the protein is encoded by the coding sequence TTGATGTTTCTCATGGTTTTGCCACTGACGGAGTTCTTGGGGGATTCAGAGAAGTTGTTAATAAAATTAGATATACCTTTGCTTTACAGTTCTTATTAGGAATCCTTGGGGGATTGTTATTTTCGGTTGCGATTGTGGCGGCTGTTTATGGAACTAAGGCTATTGGAACCGATGTAGCTCAATCAGAACGTTTATGAATAAGAAATATGATTTCAGGAATTATCATTCCTGGGGGAATAATCTTGATGACTTTTCTTGGGGGAACTTTATTTACTAGACACTGTTTTGCTACGCTACCAACAATGCTTGGAGTAACAAAAAAACGTTTACTATTTAAGGGAATGGTTGCAGTATTAATTGGTAACTTTGTTGGATCATTAATTCTTGCTGTGATCTTTCTAGGAACCGGAGCTTATAAAGATAATGATTTCTCTGCTCGAGTTTTAGAAATTGCTAACCAAAATCTTTTTGGGGCAGGAAATAAGCTTTTCCCAGAATTTACAAGTACTGGAAACTTTGATTACTCACCAATTAAAACCGGAATTTGGTTTCAAGCAATTTTTGCATCATTGATTTCAGGATTTTTATGTGGAATTTTAGCTTCAGGAACCGGAGTTGTTACTCATGCTGATAAAAATCCAGTTGTTGGAATTGTTGTAACTTTCTTCTGCGTACTATTTTATGTTTTATCAAATTATAGTCATGGACCAAGTAACATGTTTTACTTCTGAAGTTTATTATTTATGAAATGATCTCACCCAGAAAATTTAACCATCTTTAATGAGACAACCAACGCTGTTGGCACAATTAGTAGCTGACAGGGAGTTGATGTAAGTTTTGCTTTCATATTTTTTGGAGTAGCTTTAATTCCTTCAATTATAGGAAACTGAATTGGTGGGGGAATAGTTATGCCATTTGTTTACTACTTAAACAATAAAGAATATGTTCAATTGCTTGCAAGAAAAATGAAACTTGAATATTCACAAGAAAACCTTAGAGAGCTGATTGCCTTTTATGAAGGACCGATTAATCAGGGTCTACCAACCTTAGAATCAACTAATACTCTTTCAGAACCAAAATTAGATGAAAATTTTTCAAATACCTTTGGTGTTGAAGAGGTCTTTATGAAACCCAAAACTGTTAAAAAAACTAAAAAACCAAATAAAGAATAA